The following proteins come from a genomic window of Trifolium pratense cultivar HEN17-A07 linkage group LG4, ARS_RC_1.1, whole genome shotgun sequence:
- the LOC123921886 gene encoding BEL1-like homeodomain protein 9, giving the protein MASDEGFEGYHVPQQSRRDKLRVVVAQNQSNEPLLPFYDSSSFITNFNQQQGLKQNSCSSSNSMKDLECSNLMMRFSREEGKRVMNNNISSTSSNHPYFETLNHNNQANNNINNPFFYQAQNIQNLRNFDEQQHSSTSTMMLNNHEPLSLSLSSNKSVSSNLPLELNLQRYGSMIYGGGGMIQGLVEGGGGGGGSGGSVPFTGYASVLKDSRFLKPAQELLEEICDVGGRGFCSEKIVVLADSSLMMESPLERLSEEDPFGDDGRNKSRLLTMLDEVYKRYRQYYQQMQSVVTSFEYVSGLNNAAPYASLAIKAMSKHFRCLKKAITDQLQYSNKAHFHTSNRKDESPRFGNSERGGPYGHRSGFLEQQQPVWRPQRGLPERAVTVLRAWLFEHFLHPYPTDTDKIMLAKQTGLSRSQVSNWFINARVRLWKPMVEEIHMLETRQTPKDSQKEESSRNKSSDHHHLPSDTSLLSDNPSTSTDKFQDVAYKRAINEIPNIPIRNQAQQHHQQQQMNLPFQQVGVGMNIGSGSNNNNNSNSNVSLTLGLYQNHGIGLAEPFPLSAAQRFGLGLETNNEGYVMSGFESQNRHFGRDVIGGQMFHDFVG; this is encoded by the exons ATGGCTAGTGATGAGGGTTTTGAAGGTTACCATGTCCCACAACAAAGTAGAAGAGATAAGCTTAGAGTTGTTGTGGCTCAAAACCAATCTAATGAACCTTTACTTCCTTTTTatgattcttcttctttcattACTAATTTTAACCAACAACAAGGTTTGAAACAaaattcttgttcttcttctaaTTCTATGAAGGATTTAGAATGTTCTAATTTGATGATGCGTTTTTcaagagaagaaggaaaaagggtaatgaataataatatttcTTCTACTTCTTCTAATCATCCTTATTTTGAAACTTTGAATCATAATAATCAagcaaataataatattaataacccTTTTTTCTATCAAGCACAAAACATTCAAAATCTTAGAAATTTTGATGAACAACAACATAGTAGTACTAGTACTATGATGTTGAATAATCATGAACCTTTGTCTTTGTCACTTTCATCAAATAAAAGTGTTAGTAGTAATTTACCTTTGGAGTTAAATCTACAAAGATATGGATCTATGATTTATGGTGGTGGAGGTATGATTCAAGGGTTAGTTGaaggtggtggaggaggaggaggaagtgGTGGTTCAGTTCCATTTACTGGATATGCTTCTGTTTTGAAGGATTCTAGGTTTTTGAAACCAGCTCAAGAATTATTGGAAGAGATTTGTGATGTTGGAGGAAGAGGTTTTTGTAGTGAGAAAATTGTGGTTTTGGCTGATTCATCTTTGATGATGGAATCACCTTTGGAAAGATTGAGTGAAGAAGATCCATTTGGTGATGATGGTCGAAATAAGTCAAGATTATTGACTATGCTTGATgag GTTTACAAGAGGTACAGGCAATACTACCAACAGATGCAATCGGTAGTAACATCATTTGAGTATGTTTCGGGCCTCAACAATGCAGCTCCTTATGCAAGTTTGGCGATAAAAGCCATGTCAAAACATTTTCGGTGTTTGAAGAAGGCAATTACTGACCAGCTTCAGTATTCCAATAAGGCTCATTTTCACACAAGCAATAGGAAGGATGAATCTCCGAGATTTGGCAATAGTGAAAGAGGAGGTCCTTACGGCCATAGGTCAGGTTTTCTTGAGCAGCAACAACCTGTGTGGCGTCCTCAAAGAGGACTCCCCGAGCGTGCTGTGACTGTTCTTAGAGCTTGGCTCTTTGAGCACTTTTTGCATCC CTATCCTACCGATACCGACAAAATAATGTTGGCTAAACAAACCGGTCTATCACGTAGCCAA GTGTCTAATTGGTTCATAAATGCAAGAGTAAGACTATGGAAACCAATGGTAGAAGAAATACACATGCTAGAAACAAGGCAAACTCCAAAAGATTCACAAAAGGAAGAAAGTTCTAGGAACAAATCAAGTGATCATCATCATTTGCCTTCGGATACTTCTCTACTTTCCGATAATCCGTCGACCTCGACAGATAAGTTTCAAGACGTTGCTTACAAGCGTGCCATAAACGAAATACCGAACATACCAATTAGGAATCAAgcacaacaacatcatcaacaacaacaaatgaaTCTACCTTTTCAACAAGTTGGTGTTGGAATGAACATAGGTAGTGGAagcaacaacaataataatagtaatagtaatgtTTCATTGACATtaggactttatcaaaatcatGGAATTGGTTTAGCTGAACCATTTCCATTAAGTGCTGCTCAAAGATTTGGTCTTGGGCTTGAAACCAATAATGAAGGTTATGTTATGAGTGGTTTTGAATCACAAAATAGGCATTTTGGTAGAGATGTTATTGGAGGTCAAATGTTTCATGACTTTGTAGGATGA